The following coding sequences lie in one Brevibacterium marinum genomic window:
- the phoU gene encoding phosphate signaling complex protein PhoU: MREVFRNELDDLATQLVDMSVKAHEAMRLANQSLRSNDLELAEKVIEADATIDNMQFALDQQAAEMLALQAPVAADLRAVIGSLRMSASLERMGDLARHIAQQVRIRYPESAIPDHFADTFTRMGESGEKIAEATENLLSNPGLTAVPTINAIDEELDELHLSVFAKLAEAPAGSLAPRHIADVTLLSRYYERFGDHAVSVSQKVEYLLTGNWEPYLSKK; this comes from the coding sequence ATGCGCGAAGTCTTCAGAAATGAACTGGACGACCTGGCCACGCAGCTGGTCGATATGTCCGTCAAGGCCCATGAGGCGATGCGCCTGGCAAACCAGTCCCTGCGCAGCAACGACCTCGAGTTGGCGGAGAAGGTCATCGAGGCCGATGCCACGATCGACAACATGCAGTTCGCGCTTGACCAGCAGGCCGCCGAGATGCTGGCCCTGCAGGCGCCCGTCGCCGCGGATCTGCGCGCTGTGATCGGCTCCCTGCGGATGTCCGCGTCCCTCGAGCGCATGGGCGACCTCGCTCGCCACATCGCACAGCAGGTGCGCATCCGCTACCCGGAGTCGGCGATCCCGGACCACTTCGCCGACACGTTCACCCGGATGGGCGAATCCGGAGAGAAGATCGCCGAGGCGACCGAGAACCTGCTGTCGAACCCCGGCCTGACCGCGGTCCCCACGATCAACGCGATCGACGAGGAACTCGACGAACTGCATCTGAGTGTCTTCGCCAAACTCGCCGAGGCGCCCGCCGGCTCGTTGGCGCCTCGCCACATCGCCGATGTCACCCTGCTCTCGCGCTACTATGAGCGCTTCGGCGATCACGCGGTGTCCGTGTCCCAGAAGGTCGAATACCTGCTCACCGGCAACTGGGAGCCCTACCTGTCGAAGAAGTGA
- a CDS encoding EamA family transporter: MRPVHHLLALLVVVLWGVNFIFIDFGLRDWPPLLLVAARFTFVVVPAIFFVRFPRGNLRRILVIGVFMSAGQFGLLYTAMFLGLPAGLASIVIQIQAAFTVLVAALVLREVPRRRQVIGILIGLSGLAVIGLSLQASVPMAAFLVALGASLSWAIGNVVARGVKEGTNGVQMTVWSALVVPVPMLGLAFLVNGPAEVVEALTHPTWGVVASVVYTAGCASLIGYVIWNSLLARFPASQVAPFSLLVPLVGVLSAWLVLGDRPTVPELIGGALLLLGVAVTTGVLRTITGGFTRSRRRSRRVVVGEKPEAEHSSTSG, encoded by the coding sequence ATGCGTCCGGTCCATCACCTGCTCGCCCTGCTCGTCGTCGTGCTCTGGGGCGTCAACTTCATCTTCATCGACTTCGGTCTGCGCGACTGGCCCCCGCTGCTGCTCGTCGCCGCCCGCTTCACATTCGTCGTGGTCCCGGCGATCTTCTTCGTCAGGTTTCCCCGGGGGAACCTCCGCCGCATCCTCGTCATCGGCGTCTTCATGTCCGCGGGCCAGTTCGGCCTCCTCTACACGGCCATGTTCCTCGGCCTGCCGGCAGGTCTGGCTTCGATCGTCATCCAGATCCAGGCGGCGTTCACGGTCCTCGTCGCAGCTCTGGTCCTGCGCGAGGTGCCACGGCGACGGCAGGTCATCGGCATCCTCATCGGCCTGTCCGGACTGGCCGTCATCGGCCTGAGCCTGCAGGCCTCGGTGCCGATGGCCGCCTTCCTCGTCGCGCTCGGCGCCTCCCTGTCCTGGGCGATCGGCAACGTCGTCGCCCGCGGGGTCAAGGAGGGCACCAACGGTGTGCAGATGACCGTATGGTCGGCTCTCGTCGTTCCCGTCCCGATGCTCGGACTCGCGTTCCTCGTCAACGGCCCCGCCGAGGTGGTCGAGGCCCTGACGCACCCGACCTGGGGCGTCGTGGCCTCGGTCGTCTACACCGCCGGCTGCGCCTCACTCATCGGCTACGTCATCTGGAACTCGCTGCTGGCACGGTTCCCCGCCTCCCAGGTGGCACCGTTCTCCCTGCTGGTTCCGCTCGTCGGCGTCCTCTCCGCCTGGCTCGTCCTCGGCGATCGTCCCACCGTCCCCGAACTCATCGGCGGTGCACTGCTGCTCCTGGGAGTCGCGGTGACGACGGGGGTGCTGAGAACCATCACGGGCGGCTTCACACGATCGCGCCGGAGGTCGCGCAGGGTCGTCGTCGGCGAAAAGCCCGAGGCCGAACATTCGTCGACCTCGGGGTGA
- a CDS encoding phosphoglyceromutase produces MTHNLILLRHGESEWNQKNLFTGWVDVPLTDKGRAEGRRAGELLREAELIPHVVYTSRLKRAILTSNVALEAADLSWLDVHRSWRLNERHYGALQGKNKKEIREEFGEEQFMIWRRSFDTPPPALGDASEFSQAGDPRYANLGDSLPRTECLADVIDRLLPYWYDRLVPELTVGRTVLIVAHGNSLRALVKHLDGISDADITGLNIPTGIPLHYELTEDFTPVKPGGSYLDAAAAEAAIGQVANQGR; encoded by the coding sequence ATGACGCATAACCTCATCCTGCTGCGCCACGGCGAGAGCGAATGGAACCAGAAGAATCTGTTCACCGGTTGGGTCGACGTGCCCCTGACGGACAAGGGCCGCGCGGAGGGCCGGCGAGCCGGCGAGCTCCTGCGCGAGGCCGAGCTCATTCCCCATGTCGTCTACACATCACGGCTCAAGCGGGCCATCCTCACCTCGAACGTGGCACTCGAGGCCGCCGATCTGTCCTGGCTCGATGTCCATCGCAGCTGGCGGCTCAACGAACGCCACTACGGTGCCCTGCAGGGCAAGAACAAGAAGGAGATCCGCGAGGAGTTCGGTGAAGAGCAGTTCATGATCTGGCGCCGCTCCTTCGACACCCCGCCCCCGGCCCTCGGCGACGCCTCCGAATTCTCACAGGCCGGTGATCCCCGCTACGCCAACCTCGGCGACTCCCTGCCCCGCACGGAGTGCCTGGCCGACGTCATCGACCGGCTTCTGCCGTACTGGTACGACCGCCTCGTGCCCGAGCTCACCGTCGGGCGGACCGTACTCATCGTCGCCCACGGCAACTCTCTGCGCGCCCTGGTCAAGCATCTCGACGGAATCTCCGACGCGGACATCACCGGCCTCAACATCCCCACCGGCATTCCGTTGCACTACGAGCTGACGGAAGACTTCACCCCGGTCAAGCCCGGCGGATCCTACCTCGACGCTGCGGCCGCCGAGGCGGCGATCGGCCAGGTCGCCAACCAGGGCCGCTGA
- a CDS encoding LysR family transcriptional regulator produces MIDVLALRTLVALDSIGSVTATADSLGYTSAAISHQLQKLSRYLGAPVTERTGRGIALTPMGRGLSRHGAEVLQRLENLETEARAHSGEPRGQITVGGFSTGIRGLLVPSIPRLRAVAPELTISNIEEEPDELIDMVTAGRIDASLIFDWRQSAPSLHSSLNAELIAVDRADIVVHRDHPLAAKSEVSRHDLLGEVFVSTPRNGVCHRWLTALFAPLHSEPRIDYWAMEYDTQIEFVRSVGALALVPRLGRPHLPEDVTVVELDDHSIARSIYLTWRASMTSSPAIALLLQEMRTIAVDRLRG; encoded by the coding sequence ATGATCGACGTTCTCGCCCTGCGCACCCTCGTCGCCCTCGACTCCATCGGCTCCGTCACCGCCACCGCCGATTCCCTCGGTTACACCTCGGCGGCCATCAGCCATCAGCTGCAGAAGCTCTCCCGGTACCTGGGGGCGCCGGTGACCGAGCGGACCGGGCGCGGCATTGCGCTGACGCCGATGGGCCGTGGGCTCAGCCGCCACGGCGCCGAGGTGCTCCAGCGGCTGGAGAACCTCGAGACCGAGGCCCGGGCGCACTCCGGAGAACCGCGGGGACAGATCACGGTCGGCGGGTTCTCGACCGGAATCCGCGGCCTCCTGGTGCCGTCGATCCCCCGCCTGCGGGCCGTCGCACCGGAGCTGACGATCAGCAATATCGAAGAAGAGCCCGATGAGCTCATCGACATGGTGACGGCGGGCCGCATCGACGCTTCGCTCATCTTCGACTGGAGACAGTCCGCGCCGTCCCTGCACTCGAGCCTCAATGCCGAACTCATCGCCGTGGACCGGGCCGACATCGTCGTCCACCGCGATCACCCTCTGGCGGCGAAGTCCGAGGTGTCCCGACACGATCTCCTCGGCGAGGTCTTCGTGTCGACGCCGAGGAACGGGGTGTGCCACCGCTGGCTGACGGCACTGTTCGCGCCCTTGCACAGTGAGCCGCGAATCGACTATTGGGCCATGGAGTATGACACTCAGATCGAGTTCGTGCGCTCGGTCGGGGCTCTCGCCCTCGTGCCGAGGCTGGGTCGACCTCACCTGCCGGAGGACGTCACCGTCGTCGAGCTCGACGATCACAGCATCGCCCGCAGCATCTACCTCACGTGGCGGGCGTCGATGACCTCGTCCCCGGCGATCGCCCTGCTCCTGCAGGAGATGCGCACGATCGCCGTGGACCGGTTGCGCGGCTGA